A single genomic interval of Alteromonas sp. CI.11.F.A3 harbors:
- a CDS encoding EAL domain-containing protein produces MAYFFQSLQSRIILLIVMVALPGWVGVFYDSYVEREHAIEAAISQSVNTAKATSKFQSTLIDKTRVFLQNLASFDAVQKPNSEACSAFLANVLKVNSNYINLGAPRADGELLCNARPINTPINVSDRPYIQEALAARDFSIGEFQIDRATNLTSVNFAYPVMNATNETVVALVVAVISLEWWSEALSESHLPNNTVAYITDSENKIVAAYPTNNNLLGTLLSTSSTAIDNSNTASDNSAVISNDPYQRVYVKRPLFEDGQQINITVGIPLKQTLEVINERLIKTAGILTAIVVLLVGVSVWGVRRNVLKPIRTLLQSTKALAEGKDVCDAPLHGSVELVKLQQRFTSMAKTRLEAEKRLIDSQASLLESKNTLASHIENTPLGCITWDTQLICTDWNKSAENIFGYKKEEAIGKHASDLIIPLERRGEINDAFAQLIKKKAPKRKINKNVTKLRLPIICEWYSTPILDLAGNVISVTSLVQDITKNKHLEEKLKLSASVFSHAREGIFITDSSANIIDVNKTFVDITGYKRNEVLGKKPNMFKSGKQSPEFYRHLWASIISKGYWAGEIWNKRKNHEVYAQLLTVSAVNDDEGNVKNYIAIFSDISEAKEQQYKLEHMAHYDVLTNLPNRSLLAERLDRALSQCKSDKGFVAVALLDLDGFKEINDNFGHSVGDELLVILAHRLKGTLRESDTISRFGGDEFVAVLANLKQPQDFAAIIKNMLRVASEPVKIGEHQLKVSASIGVTLYPADDTDADQLIRHADQAMYVAKQKGKNCYHLFDIESEDAIKARHEILQSITTALHNREFVLYYQPKVNMRTGEIIGAEALIRWEHPVKGILSPAAFLPFIENHQLSIDIGEWVIEESLQQYNRWQQLGVHIPISVNISALQIQQRNFPIRLSRLLSKVPNVPPEAFQLEVLETSKLGDIKKVAEIMDDCVKLGVTFAIDDFGTGYSSLTYLRRLPAKVIKVDQTFVRDMLIDPEDRTIVVGVIALAKSFNRSVIAEGVETIAHGTSLLNLGCELAQGYGIARPMPAKDMPDWIAHWSTKTEWKSPAPQLLNSEA; encoded by the coding sequence ATGGCGTACTTTTTTCAGTCACTGCAGTCGAGAATAATTCTCCTCATCGTTATGGTTGCATTACCAGGGTGGGTTGGCGTTTTTTATGACTCATACGTTGAAAGAGAACACGCTATAGAAGCTGCCATAAGCCAATCCGTAAATACCGCCAAGGCCACCTCAAAATTCCAGTCTACACTGATTGATAAAACACGTGTTTTTCTGCAAAACCTTGCCAGTTTCGACGCGGTTCAAAAGCCAAACTCTGAAGCATGCAGTGCTTTTCTTGCCAACGTACTTAAGGTAAATAGTAACTATATTAATTTAGGGGCCCCAAGGGCTGATGGCGAGCTACTGTGTAATGCACGTCCCATCAATACCCCAATAAATGTCTCCGACCGTCCTTATATTCAAGAGGCGCTAGCCGCGCGAGATTTTTCCATCGGTGAGTTTCAAATAGACCGAGCGACTAATCTTACTAGTGTGAATTTTGCTTACCCGGTAATGAATGCTACAAACGAAACTGTGGTGGCGTTAGTGGTAGCGGTTATCTCACTAGAATGGTGGAGTGAAGCGCTCTCAGAGTCTCATTTACCCAATAATACCGTTGCTTACATCACCGATAGCGAGAATAAGATTGTTGCTGCATATCCAACCAACAACAACCTGTTAGGAACACTATTAAGCACCTCTAGCACTGCAATAGATAACTCGAATACCGCATCTGATAATAGCGCCGTTATTTCCAATGACCCTTATCAACGGGTATATGTAAAACGCCCTTTATTTGAAGATGGTCAGCAAATCAATATTACGGTGGGCATTCCTCTTAAACAAACACTTGAAGTCATTAATGAGCGATTGATTAAAACGGCCGGAATACTGACCGCCATAGTAGTACTACTTGTAGGTGTCTCAGTATGGGGCGTGCGAAGAAATGTATTAAAGCCGATACGCACATTACTTCAATCTACTAAAGCCCTTGCTGAAGGCAAAGACGTATGCGATGCACCTTTACATGGTAGCGTTGAGTTAGTGAAGCTACAGCAACGCTTCACCTCGATGGCAAAAACACGGCTAGAGGCAGAAAAGCGACTTATCGATAGCCAGGCTTCTTTGCTAGAAAGTAAGAATACCTTAGCAAGTCATATCGAAAATACCCCCTTAGGGTGCATTACTTGGGATACTCAGCTTATCTGTACCGATTGGAATAAATCGGCAGAAAATATTTTTGGCTATAAAAAAGAAGAAGCGATTGGCAAACATGCTTCAGATCTCATTATACCTTTAGAACGTCGAGGTGAAATAAACGACGCATTCGCTCAGCTCATTAAGAAAAAGGCGCCAAAGCGAAAAATAAATAAAAACGTGACTAAATTACGCCTCCCTATAATCTGCGAATGGTATAGCACCCCTATTCTTGACCTAGCAGGTAACGTAATAAGCGTAACCTCGTTAGTTCAAGACATAACCAAGAACAAACATTTAGAAGAAAAACTAAAACTATCTGCAAGTGTATTTTCTCACGCAAGAGAAGGCATATTCATCACAGATAGCAGCGCAAACATTATAGATGTGAACAAAACCTTCGTTGATATAACAGGCTATAAGCGAAACGAAGTGTTAGGCAAAAAACCTAATATGTTTAAGTCGGGAAAGCAGTCTCCTGAATTCTACCGTCACCTATGGGCGTCTATTATAAGCAAAGGTTATTGGGCTGGAGAGATTTGGAACAAACGTAAAAATCATGAGGTTTACGCCCAACTATTAACTGTTAGCGCAGTCAATGATGATGAAGGCAATGTTAAAAATTACATTGCTATATTTAGCGACATTTCGGAAGCCAAAGAGCAGCAATACAAATTAGAGCATATGGCACATTATGATGTGTTAACTAATTTGCCTAACCGCTCGTTGCTTGCCGAGCGACTAGATAGAGCCCTGTCTCAATGTAAGTCCGATAAAGGGTTTGTGGCAGTGGCGCTGCTCGATTTAGATGGTTTTAAAGAAATAAATGATAACTTTGGTCATAGTGTGGGCGACGAACTCCTTGTGATCTTGGCTCATCGTTTAAAAGGAACATTGCGAGAGAGTGATACTATTTCACGCTTTGGAGGTGACGAGTTTGTTGCGGTATTAGCAAACCTAAAACAACCACAAGATTTTGCTGCCATTATTAAGAATATGCTGAGAGTAGCATCTGAACCGGTAAAAATTGGTGAGCACCAACTTAAAGTATCTGCCAGTATTGGCGTGACACTTTACCCTGCAGATGACACTGATGCTGATCAACTTATCCGCCACGCCGACCAAGCGATGTATGTGGCAAAACAGAAGGGCAAAAATTGCTATCACCTTTTTGATATAGAGTCTGAAGACGCTATAAAAGCACGCCATGAAATACTCCAGAGCATAACCACAGCCCTTCATAACAGAGAGTTTGTGCTTTACTACCAGCCAAAAGTGAATATGCGCACCGGAGAAATTATTGGTGCAGAGGCCCTTATTCGCTGGGAACATCCCGTTAAAGGCATACTTTCACCTGCAGCCTTTTTACCTTTTATTGAAAATCACCAACTCAGTATAGATATTGGTGAATGGGTTATCGAAGAGTCATTGCAGCAATATAATCGCTGGCAGCAATTAGGGGTTCATATTCCCATTAGTGTGAATATTTCTGCGTTGCAGATACAGCAAAGAAACTTTCCTATTCGCTTATCTCGTTTGTTGTCCAAAGTACCTAACGTTCCCCCTGAAGCGTTTCAGTTAGAAGTCTTAGAAACCAGTAAGCTAGGTGATATTAAAAAAGTCGCGGAAATTATGGACGATTGCGTAAAGCTAGGAGTTACTTTTGCCATTGATGACTTTGGAACGGGTTATTCCTCGCTCACTTACTTAAGACGATTACCTGCAAAAGTCATCAAGGTAGACCAAACTTTTGTGCGTGATATGTTAATCGACCCAGAAGACAGAACCATTGTAGTAGGGGTAATAGCGCTTGCTAAATCGTTTAATCGCAGTGTTATTGCTGAAGGGGTAGAAACTATTGCCCATGGCACATCGTTGTTAAATTTGGGCTGCGAGCTGGCACAAGGATACGGTATTGCTAGGCCTATGCCCGCCAAAGACATGCCTGATTGGATAGCACATTGGTCTACTAAAACCGAATGGAAATCCCCTGCCCCGCAGCTCCTCAACAGTGAGGCATAA